A genomic segment from Vanacampus margaritifer isolate UIUO_Vmar chromosome 3, RoL_Vmar_1.0, whole genome shotgun sequence encodes:
- the trim36 gene encoding E3 ubiquitin-protein ligase TRIM36 isoform X5 translates to MSDSEDMTEFASIVERIERGEVPIKNIERELICPICKELFTHPLILPCQHSVCHKCVRELLMLNYDDSLDGGSECSLPGSPRSRVPSPSMERLDKLVRSATVRRSLGSRGSISSPGWRRGSVTPRVTTIPCPGCQHDIDLGERGISMLFRNFTLESIVERYRQAARAAVAIMCNICKPTQQQEATKSCMDCKASYCNECFKMHHPWGTPKAQHEYVGPTTNFRPKVLMCPEHEMEKVNMYCEVCRRPVCHLCKLGGTHANHKVTSMSNAYKILKEKLAKSIHYLISKEDKVRAQITGLEQLISQTEENGQLAERQATEHFDCLFETLQERKSEMLKSIEQSRNRRMGQLKSQMEEYQGMLENSGLVGYAQEVLKETDQSCFVQTAKLLHVRIQKATESLRTFHPSADPCFDEFVLDTSREETLLKELCFGGVPDPPMIDLSKSRVYNEAAIFWKLSDDHQPTDQHLLEYRRLGGPSQSPSEEDVEDGVWQAMERMHAASTTVSGLDADSLYAFRVRTCRNSVFSPYSPEVTFHTPPAPAFDFLFSDKCGFSTERLVLSKRRDAVESMAGVAFLLAADRVQMGSYVSLDYIIGDTGISQGRHYWAFKVEPHSYMVKVGVASDTKQLEWFHNPRDTSSPRYDHDSGHDSGSEDACYELSQPFTLLTVGMGKLFIPKASPSSSTAASSGDPGNRALPMPQRLGVCLDHDAGRVYFYDADNMRCLYERQVDCSGIMYPAFGLMGGGKVQLEESVAAKRLAY, encoded by the exons ATGTCGGACTCTGAGGACATGACGGAGTTCGCCAGCATCGTGGAGCGCATCGAGCGGGGCGAG GTTCCCATCAAGAACATCGAGCGGGAGCTGATCTGCCCCATCTGCAAGGAGCTTTTCACGCACCCGCTCATCCTACCTTGCCAGCACAGTGTGTGTCACAAATGCGTGCGCGAGCTGCTCATGCTCAACTATGACGACTCCTTGGACGGCGGTTCCGAGTGCTCGTTGCCGGGCAGTCCGAGGTCCCGCGTGCCCTCGCCCTCCATGGAGAGGTTGGACAAGCTGGTGCGATCAG CCACAGTGCGAAGGTCGCTCGGAAGTCGAG GCTCCATCTCATCTCCGGGCTGGCGCCGAGGCTCCGTGACACCCCGGGTCACCACTATCCCGTGCCCGGGCTGCCAGCACGACATCGACCTGGGCGAGCGCGGCATCAGCATGCTCTTCCGCAACTTCACCCTGGAGAGCATCGTGGAGCGCTACCGGCAGGCGGCCCGCGCCGCCGTCGCCATCATGTGCAACATCTGCAAGCCGACGCAGCAGCAAGAGGCCACCAAGAGCTGCATGGACTGCAAGGCCAGCTACTGCAACGAGTGCTTCAAGATGCACCACCCCTGGGGTACGCCCAAGGCCCAGCACGAGTATGTGGGACCCACCACCAACTTTAGGCCCAAG GTTCTGATGTGTCCTGAGCACGAGATGGAGAAGGTGAACATGTACTGTGAGGTGTGCCGGCGGCCCGTGTGCCACCTGTGCAAGCTTGGAGGCACGCACGCCAACCACAAGGTCACGTCCATGAGCAACGCCTACAAGATCCTCAAG GAGAAGCTGGCCAAGAGTATCCATTATCTCATCAGCAAAGAGGACAAAGTCAGGGCTCAAATTACTGGACTGGAGCAGCTCATCAGTCAGACAGAG GAAAATGGACAGCTGGCAGAGCGTCAGGCCACCGAGCACTTTGACTGCCTGTTCGAGACCCTGCAGGAGAGAAAGTCGGAGATGCTCAAATCCATTGAGCAGTCTCGAAACAGACGCATGGGACAGCTCAAATCACAG ATGGAGGAGTACCAGGGCATGCTGGAGAACAGTGGCCTGGTGGGCTATGCTCAGGAGGTACTCAAAGAGACTGACCAGTCTTGCTTTGTACAGACTGCCAAGCTGCTGCACGTCAG aaTCCAGAAGGCCACCGAGTCTCTAAGAACCTTCCACCCATCAGCTGACCCCTGCTTTGATGAGTTTGTCTTGGACACATCCAGAGAGGAGACCCTCCTCAAAGAGTTGTGCTTCGGCGGAG TTCCGGACCCCCCCATGATTGATTTGTCCAAAAGCCGCGTCTATAATGAGGCCGCCATCTTCTGGAAGCTGTCCGATGACCACCAACCCACAGACCAGCACCTGCTAGAGTACCGCAG ATTGGGCGGCCCGAGCCAGTCCCCGTCCGAAGAGGACGTCGAGGATGGCGTCTGGCAAGCGATGGAGCGCATGCATGCCGCTAGCACCACCGTGTCCGGCCTGGACGCTGACAGTTTGTATGCGTTCAGGGTGCGCACCTGCAGGAACTCCGTGTTCAGCCCTTACAGCCCTGAGGTCACCTTCCATACACCCCCTGCACCCG CATTCGACTTCCTGTTCAGTGACAAGTGCGGCTTCAGCACGGAGCGCCTCGTGCTCAGCAAGCGGCGGGACGCCGTGGAGAGCATGGCCGGCGTGGCCTTCCTGCTCGCCGCGGATCGCGTGCAGATGGGCAGCTACGTCAGCCTGGACTATATCATAGGCGACACGGGCATCTCTCAGGGAAG ACACTATTGGGCCTTCAAGGTCGAGCCGCACTCCTACATGGTCAAGGTGGGCGTGGCCTCGGACACAAAGCAGCTGGAGTGGTTTCACAACCCGAGAGACACGAGCAGCCCGAG GTACGACCACGACAGCGGCCACGACAGCGGCAGCGAAGACGCGTGCTACGAGCTCTCGCAGCCCTTCACGCTCCTCACCGTCGGCATGGGCAAGCTCTTCATCCCCAAAGCGTCGCCCTCGTCTTCAACCGCCGCCTCCTCGGGCGACCCGGGCAACCGCGCGCTGCCAATGCCGCAGCGCCTGGGCGTGTGCCTGGATCACGACGCCGGCCGCGTGTACTTCTACGACGCCGACAACATGCGCTGCCTGTACGAGAGGCAGGTGGACTGCTCGGGGATCATGTACCCGGCGTTCGGCCTGATGGGCGGCGGCAAGGTCCAGCTGGAGGAGTCTGTCGCCGCCAAGAGGCTCGCCTACTGA
- the trim36 gene encoding E3 ubiquitin-protein ligase TRIM36 isoform X7: MTAEMRQSSTHAVPIKNIERELICPICKELFTHPLILPCQHSVCHKCVRELLMLNYDDSLDGGSECSLPGSPRSRVPSPSMERLDKLVRSGSISSPGWRRGSVTPRVTTIPCPGCQHDIDLGERGISMLFRNFTLESIVERYRQAARAAVAIMCNICKPTQQQEATKSCMDCKASYCNECFKMHHPWGTPKAQHEYVGPTTNFRPKVLMCPEHEMEKVNMYCEVCRRPVCHLCKLGGTHANHKVTSMSNAYKILKEKLAKSIHYLISKEDKVRAQITGLEQLISQTEENGQLAERQATEHFDCLFETLQERKSEMLKSIEQSRNRRMGQLKSQMEEYQGMLENSGLVGYAQEVLKETDQSCFVQTAKLLHVRIQKATESLRTFHPSADPCFDEFVLDTSREETLLKELCFGGVPDPPMIDLSKSRVYNEAAIFWKLSDDHQPTDQHLLEYRRLGGPSQSPSEEDVEDGVWQAMERMHAASTTVSGLDADSLYAFRVRTCRNSVFSPYSPEVTFHTPPAPAFDFLFSDKCGFSTERLVLSKRRDAVESMAGVAFLLAADRVQMGSYVSLDYIIGDTGISQGRHYWAFKVEPHSYMVKVGVASDTKQLEWFHNPRDTSSPRYDHDSGHDSGSEDACYELSQPFTLLTVGMGKLFIPKASPSSSTAASSGDPGNRALPMPQRLGVCLDHDAGRVYFYDADNMRCLYERQVDCSGIMYPAFGLMGGGKVQLEESVAAKRLAY; encoded by the exons ATGACTGCGGAGATGCGGCAAAGTAGCACACACGCG GTTCCCATCAAGAACATCGAGCGGGAGCTGATCTGCCCCATCTGCAAGGAGCTTTTCACGCACCCGCTCATCCTACCTTGCCAGCACAGTGTGTGTCACAAATGCGTGCGCGAGCTGCTCATGCTCAACTATGACGACTCCTTGGACGGCGGTTCCGAGTGCTCGTTGCCGGGCAGTCCGAGGTCCCGCGTGCCCTCGCCCTCCATGGAGAGGTTGGACAAGCTGGTGCGATCAG GCTCCATCTCATCTCCGGGCTGGCGCCGAGGCTCCGTGACACCCCGGGTCACCACTATCCCGTGCCCGGGCTGCCAGCACGACATCGACCTGGGCGAGCGCGGCATCAGCATGCTCTTCCGCAACTTCACCCTGGAGAGCATCGTGGAGCGCTACCGGCAGGCGGCCCGCGCCGCCGTCGCCATCATGTGCAACATCTGCAAGCCGACGCAGCAGCAAGAGGCCACCAAGAGCTGCATGGACTGCAAGGCCAGCTACTGCAACGAGTGCTTCAAGATGCACCACCCCTGGGGTACGCCCAAGGCCCAGCACGAGTATGTGGGACCCACCACCAACTTTAGGCCCAAG GTTCTGATGTGTCCTGAGCACGAGATGGAGAAGGTGAACATGTACTGTGAGGTGTGCCGGCGGCCCGTGTGCCACCTGTGCAAGCTTGGAGGCACGCACGCCAACCACAAGGTCACGTCCATGAGCAACGCCTACAAGATCCTCAAG GAGAAGCTGGCCAAGAGTATCCATTATCTCATCAGCAAAGAGGACAAAGTCAGGGCTCAAATTACTGGACTGGAGCAGCTCATCAGTCAGACAGAG GAAAATGGACAGCTGGCAGAGCGTCAGGCCACCGAGCACTTTGACTGCCTGTTCGAGACCCTGCAGGAGAGAAAGTCGGAGATGCTCAAATCCATTGAGCAGTCTCGAAACAGACGCATGGGACAGCTCAAATCACAG ATGGAGGAGTACCAGGGCATGCTGGAGAACAGTGGCCTGGTGGGCTATGCTCAGGAGGTACTCAAAGAGACTGACCAGTCTTGCTTTGTACAGACTGCCAAGCTGCTGCACGTCAG aaTCCAGAAGGCCACCGAGTCTCTAAGAACCTTCCACCCATCAGCTGACCCCTGCTTTGATGAGTTTGTCTTGGACACATCCAGAGAGGAGACCCTCCTCAAAGAGTTGTGCTTCGGCGGAG TTCCGGACCCCCCCATGATTGATTTGTCCAAAAGCCGCGTCTATAATGAGGCCGCCATCTTCTGGAAGCTGTCCGATGACCACCAACCCACAGACCAGCACCTGCTAGAGTACCGCAG ATTGGGCGGCCCGAGCCAGTCCCCGTCCGAAGAGGACGTCGAGGATGGCGTCTGGCAAGCGATGGAGCGCATGCATGCCGCTAGCACCACCGTGTCCGGCCTGGACGCTGACAGTTTGTATGCGTTCAGGGTGCGCACCTGCAGGAACTCCGTGTTCAGCCCTTACAGCCCTGAGGTCACCTTCCATACACCCCCTGCACCCG CATTCGACTTCCTGTTCAGTGACAAGTGCGGCTTCAGCACGGAGCGCCTCGTGCTCAGCAAGCGGCGGGACGCCGTGGAGAGCATGGCCGGCGTGGCCTTCCTGCTCGCCGCGGATCGCGTGCAGATGGGCAGCTACGTCAGCCTGGACTATATCATAGGCGACACGGGCATCTCTCAGGGAAG ACACTATTGGGCCTTCAAGGTCGAGCCGCACTCCTACATGGTCAAGGTGGGCGTGGCCTCGGACACAAAGCAGCTGGAGTGGTTTCACAACCCGAGAGACACGAGCAGCCCGAG GTACGACCACGACAGCGGCCACGACAGCGGCAGCGAAGACGCGTGCTACGAGCTCTCGCAGCCCTTCACGCTCCTCACCGTCGGCATGGGCAAGCTCTTCATCCCCAAAGCGTCGCCCTCGTCTTCAACCGCCGCCTCCTCGGGCGACCCGGGCAACCGCGCGCTGCCAATGCCGCAGCGCCTGGGCGTGTGCCTGGATCACGACGCCGGCCGCGTGTACTTCTACGACGCCGACAACATGCGCTGCCTGTACGAGAGGCAGGTGGACTGCTCGGGGATCATGTACCCGGCGTTCGGCCTGATGGGCGGCGGCAAGGTCCAGCTGGAGGAGTCTGTCGCCGCCAAGAGGCTCGCCTACTGA
- the trim36 gene encoding E3 ubiquitin-protein ligase TRIM36 isoform X2, whose amino-acid sequence MTAEMRQSSTHAVPIKNIERELICPICKELFTHPLILPCQHSVCHKCVRELLMLNYDDSLDGGSECSLPGSPRSRVPSPSMERLDKLVRSATVRRSLGSRGRRGLRLFSNCSSPRKRSGNTEINPALLTSPVPQKRSISSPGWRRGSVTPRVTTIPCPGCQHDIDLGERGISMLFRNFTLESIVERYRQAARAAVAIMCNICKPTQQQEATKSCMDCKASYCNECFKMHHPWGTPKAQHEYVGPTTNFRPKVLMCPEHEMEKVNMYCEVCRRPVCHLCKLGGTHANHKVTSMSNAYKILKEKLAKSIHYLISKEDKVRAQITGLEQLISQTEENGQLAERQATEHFDCLFETLQERKSEMLKSIEQSRNRRMGQLKSQMEEYQGMLENSGLVGYAQEVLKETDQSCFVQTAKLLHVRIQKATESLRTFHPSADPCFDEFVLDTSREETLLKELCFGGVPDPPMIDLSKSRVYNEAAIFWKLSDDHQPTDQHLLEYRRLGGPSQSPSEEDVEDGVWQAMERMHAASTTVSGLDADSLYAFRVRTCRNSVFSPYSPEVTFHTPPAPAFDFLFSDKCGFSTERLVLSKRRDAVESMAGVAFLLAADRVQMGSYVSLDYIIGDTGISQGRHYWAFKVEPHSYMVKVGVASDTKQLEWFHNPRDTSSPRYDHDSGHDSGSEDACYELSQPFTLLTVGMGKLFIPKASPSSSTAASSGDPGNRALPMPQRLGVCLDHDAGRVYFYDADNMRCLYERQVDCSGIMYPAFGLMGGGKVQLEESVAAKRLAY is encoded by the exons ATGACTGCGGAGATGCGGCAAAGTAGCACACACGCG GTTCCCATCAAGAACATCGAGCGGGAGCTGATCTGCCCCATCTGCAAGGAGCTTTTCACGCACCCGCTCATCCTACCTTGCCAGCACAGTGTGTGTCACAAATGCGTGCGCGAGCTGCTCATGCTCAACTATGACGACTCCTTGGACGGCGGTTCCGAGTGCTCGTTGCCGGGCAGTCCGAGGTCCCGCGTGCCCTCGCCCTCCATGGAGAGGTTGGACAAGCTGGTGCGATCAG CCACAGTGCGAAGGTCGCTCGGAAGTCGAGGTAGACGCGGCCTCCGGCTGTTCAGTAACTGTAGTA GTCCTCGGAAACGAAGCGGAAATACTGAGATAAATCCAGCACTCCTCACTTCTCCTGTGCCCCAAAAAC GCTCCATCTCATCTCCGGGCTGGCGCCGAGGCTCCGTGACACCCCGGGTCACCACTATCCCGTGCCCGGGCTGCCAGCACGACATCGACCTGGGCGAGCGCGGCATCAGCATGCTCTTCCGCAACTTCACCCTGGAGAGCATCGTGGAGCGCTACCGGCAGGCGGCCCGCGCCGCCGTCGCCATCATGTGCAACATCTGCAAGCCGACGCAGCAGCAAGAGGCCACCAAGAGCTGCATGGACTGCAAGGCCAGCTACTGCAACGAGTGCTTCAAGATGCACCACCCCTGGGGTACGCCCAAGGCCCAGCACGAGTATGTGGGACCCACCACCAACTTTAGGCCCAAG GTTCTGATGTGTCCTGAGCACGAGATGGAGAAGGTGAACATGTACTGTGAGGTGTGCCGGCGGCCCGTGTGCCACCTGTGCAAGCTTGGAGGCACGCACGCCAACCACAAGGTCACGTCCATGAGCAACGCCTACAAGATCCTCAAG GAGAAGCTGGCCAAGAGTATCCATTATCTCATCAGCAAAGAGGACAAAGTCAGGGCTCAAATTACTGGACTGGAGCAGCTCATCAGTCAGACAGAG GAAAATGGACAGCTGGCAGAGCGTCAGGCCACCGAGCACTTTGACTGCCTGTTCGAGACCCTGCAGGAGAGAAAGTCGGAGATGCTCAAATCCATTGAGCAGTCTCGAAACAGACGCATGGGACAGCTCAAATCACAG ATGGAGGAGTACCAGGGCATGCTGGAGAACAGTGGCCTGGTGGGCTATGCTCAGGAGGTACTCAAAGAGACTGACCAGTCTTGCTTTGTACAGACTGCCAAGCTGCTGCACGTCAG aaTCCAGAAGGCCACCGAGTCTCTAAGAACCTTCCACCCATCAGCTGACCCCTGCTTTGATGAGTTTGTCTTGGACACATCCAGAGAGGAGACCCTCCTCAAAGAGTTGTGCTTCGGCGGAG TTCCGGACCCCCCCATGATTGATTTGTCCAAAAGCCGCGTCTATAATGAGGCCGCCATCTTCTGGAAGCTGTCCGATGACCACCAACCCACAGACCAGCACCTGCTAGAGTACCGCAG ATTGGGCGGCCCGAGCCAGTCCCCGTCCGAAGAGGACGTCGAGGATGGCGTCTGGCAAGCGATGGAGCGCATGCATGCCGCTAGCACCACCGTGTCCGGCCTGGACGCTGACAGTTTGTATGCGTTCAGGGTGCGCACCTGCAGGAACTCCGTGTTCAGCCCTTACAGCCCTGAGGTCACCTTCCATACACCCCCTGCACCCG CATTCGACTTCCTGTTCAGTGACAAGTGCGGCTTCAGCACGGAGCGCCTCGTGCTCAGCAAGCGGCGGGACGCCGTGGAGAGCATGGCCGGCGTGGCCTTCCTGCTCGCCGCGGATCGCGTGCAGATGGGCAGCTACGTCAGCCTGGACTATATCATAGGCGACACGGGCATCTCTCAGGGAAG ACACTATTGGGCCTTCAAGGTCGAGCCGCACTCCTACATGGTCAAGGTGGGCGTGGCCTCGGACACAAAGCAGCTGGAGTGGTTTCACAACCCGAGAGACACGAGCAGCCCGAG GTACGACCACGACAGCGGCCACGACAGCGGCAGCGAAGACGCGTGCTACGAGCTCTCGCAGCCCTTCACGCTCCTCACCGTCGGCATGGGCAAGCTCTTCATCCCCAAAGCGTCGCCCTCGTCTTCAACCGCCGCCTCCTCGGGCGACCCGGGCAACCGCGCGCTGCCAATGCCGCAGCGCCTGGGCGTGTGCCTGGATCACGACGCCGGCCGCGTGTACTTCTACGACGCCGACAACATGCGCTGCCTGTACGAGAGGCAGGTGGACTGCTCGGGGATCATGTACCCGGCGTTCGGCCTGATGGGCGGCGGCAAGGTCCAGCTGGAGGAGTCTGTCGCCGCCAAGAGGCTCGCCTACTGA